One stretch of Narcine bancroftii isolate sNarBan1 chromosome 8, sNarBan1.hap1, whole genome shotgun sequence DNA includes these proteins:
- the LOC138740543 gene encoding cytochrome b-245 heavy chain-like isoform X1, protein MGNWVINHGLSALVIVVWLGINIFLFVYYYMLYEYNPEYYYTRKIIGSALAWARAPAACLNFNCLLILLPVCRNLLSFLRGSCSCCRCSARKQLDKNITFHKLVAYMIALHTAIHIVAHLFNFEWFNNSQQSTEETLDAVLSNIDNKWLNPIRSDHTNPNYVAFTTIAGLSGVIITLALILMITSSTDTIRRSYFEVFWFTHHLFVIFFAGLVIHGVGRIVRHQTEVSILEHDFLYCENHTVEWGKVHECPIPSFEGGAPMTWKWVLGPMILYVCERLIRLYRSQQRVVITKTIVHPSRVLQLQMQMKGFKMEVGQYIFINCPSISQLEWHPFTLTSAPEEDYFTVHIRSAGDWTDAIFKTFGEDKDEGLKQMQPRIAVDGPFGTASEDVFHYEVSVLIGAGIGVTPFASVLKSIWYKYQNSDAGLRTKKIYFFWICRETEAFEWFADLLRSLESNMEQLGKPDFLNYKLFLTGWDSAQATHIKVHFDKETDVVTGLKQKTHYGRPNWDKEFYSIAQAHPRTTIGVFLCGPQPLAKALEQCTNKYSEINPLGVHFHFNKENF, encoded by the exons ATGGGCAACTGGGTGATAAACCATGGTCTGTCTGCCCTGGTCATT GTCGTGTGGTTAGGAATCAACATCTTTCTATTTGTCTATTACTACATGCTTTATGAATATAATCCAGAATATTACTACACAAGGAAAATAATTGGA tctgcACTGGCCTGGGCACGAGCTCCAGCTGCCTGCCTCAACTTCAACTGCTTGTTGATCCTGCTGCCTGTTTGTCGGAATTTGTTATCATTCCTCAGAGGATCTTGCTCA TGCTGTAGATGCAGTGCAAGGAAACAGTTGGACAAGAACATCACATTCCATAAACTTGTAGCGTACATGATTGCATTGCACACGG CAATTCATATTGTGGCACATTTATTCAATTTTGAATGGTTCAACAACAGCCAACAGTCAACAGAAGAAACATTGGATGCTGTACTGTCCAACATTGACAACAAATGGTTGAATCCTATTCGCTCTGATCATACG AACCCCAACTACGTTGCATTCACCACCATAGCTGGATTATCTGGAGTCATCATCACACTTGCGCTTATCCTCATGATCACATCCTCAACAGACACCATTCGGAGATCATACTTTGAGGTCTTCTGGTTTACACACCACCTCTTTGTCATATTTTTCGCAGGACTTGTCATCCATGGAGTCGG cCGTATTGTTCGACATCAAACTGAAGTGAGCATATTGGAACATGATTTCCTGTACTGTGAAAATCATACAGTGGAATGGGGAAAGGTGCATGAATGTCCAATCCCTTCATTTGAGGGTGGTGCTCCAATG ACCTGGAAGTGGGTGCTTGGCCCAATGATACTTTACGTCTGTGAGAGATTAATACGACTGTATCGGTCACAGCAGAGAGTTGTCATCACCAAG actattgttCATCCTTCGAGGGTTCTTCAACTTCAGATGCAGATGAAGGGTTTTAAAATGGAAGTAGGACAATACATCTTCATCAACTGTCCATCCATCTCACAGCTAGAGTGGCATCCCTTCACTCTGACCTCTGCTCCAGAAGAGGATTATTTCACTGTACATATTCGGTCAGCTGGTGATTGGACAGATGCCATCTTTAAAACATTTGGAGAAGATAAAGATGAGGGGCTGAAGCAAATGCAACCAAG GATTGCAGTGGATGGTCCTTTTGGAACAGCGAGTGAAGATGTCTTCCATTATGAGGTCAGTGTTCTGATTGGAGCAGGCATTGGAGTGACCCCATTTGCATCGGTTCTCAAGTCTATCTGGTACAAGTATCAGAACTCTGACGCTGGACTACGAACCAAAAAG ATTTACTTCTTCTGGATCTGCCGGGAGACTGAAGCATTTGAATGGTTTGCCGATTTACTTCGGTCACTTGAGAGCAACATGGAACAATTGGGCAAACCTGATTTTCTCAACTACAAGCTTTTCCTAACAGGCTGGGATTCTGCACAG GCCACTCACATCAAGGTGCACTTTGATAAAGAGACCGATGTAGTGACTGGACTCAAGCAAAAAACACACTATGGTCGACCCAACTGGGACAAAGAGTTTTATTCGATTGCACAAGCTCATCCAAG
- the LOC138740543 gene encoding cytochrome b-245 heavy chain-like isoform X2 — protein sequence MGNWVINHGLSALVIVVWLGINIFLFVYYYMLYEYNPEYYYTRKIIGCCRCSARKQLDKNITFHKLVAYMIALHTAIHIVAHLFNFEWFNNSQQSTEETLDAVLSNIDNKWLNPIRSDHTNPNYVAFTTIAGLSGVIITLALILMITSSTDTIRRSYFEVFWFTHHLFVIFFAGLVIHGVGRIVRHQTEVSILEHDFLYCENHTVEWGKVHECPIPSFEGGAPMTWKWVLGPMILYVCERLIRLYRSQQRVVITKTIVHPSRVLQLQMQMKGFKMEVGQYIFINCPSISQLEWHPFTLTSAPEEDYFTVHIRSAGDWTDAIFKTFGEDKDEGLKQMQPRIAVDGPFGTASEDVFHYEVSVLIGAGIGVTPFASVLKSIWYKYQNSDAGLRTKKIYFFWICRETEAFEWFADLLRSLESNMEQLGKPDFLNYKLFLTGWDSAQATHIKVHFDKETDVVTGLKQKTHYGRPNWDKEFYSIAQAHPRTTIGVFLCGPQPLAKALEQCTNKYSEINPLGVHFHFNKENF from the exons ATGGGCAACTGGGTGATAAACCATGGTCTGTCTGCCCTGGTCATT GTCGTGTGGTTAGGAATCAACATCTTTCTATTTGTCTATTACTACATGCTTTATGAATATAATCCAGAATATTACTACACAAGGAAAATAATTGGA TGCTGTAGATGCAGTGCAAGGAAACAGTTGGACAAGAACATCACATTCCATAAACTTGTAGCGTACATGATTGCATTGCACACGG CAATTCATATTGTGGCACATTTATTCAATTTTGAATGGTTCAACAACAGCCAACAGTCAACAGAAGAAACATTGGATGCTGTACTGTCCAACATTGACAACAAATGGTTGAATCCTATTCGCTCTGATCATACG AACCCCAACTACGTTGCATTCACCACCATAGCTGGATTATCTGGAGTCATCATCACACTTGCGCTTATCCTCATGATCACATCCTCAACAGACACCATTCGGAGATCATACTTTGAGGTCTTCTGGTTTACACACCACCTCTTTGTCATATTTTTCGCAGGACTTGTCATCCATGGAGTCGG cCGTATTGTTCGACATCAAACTGAAGTGAGCATATTGGAACATGATTTCCTGTACTGTGAAAATCATACAGTGGAATGGGGAAAGGTGCATGAATGTCCAATCCCTTCATTTGAGGGTGGTGCTCCAATG ACCTGGAAGTGGGTGCTTGGCCCAATGATACTTTACGTCTGTGAGAGATTAATACGACTGTATCGGTCACAGCAGAGAGTTGTCATCACCAAG actattgttCATCCTTCGAGGGTTCTTCAACTTCAGATGCAGATGAAGGGTTTTAAAATGGAAGTAGGACAATACATCTTCATCAACTGTCCATCCATCTCACAGCTAGAGTGGCATCCCTTCACTCTGACCTCTGCTCCAGAAGAGGATTATTTCACTGTACATATTCGGTCAGCTGGTGATTGGACAGATGCCATCTTTAAAACATTTGGAGAAGATAAAGATGAGGGGCTGAAGCAAATGCAACCAAG GATTGCAGTGGATGGTCCTTTTGGAACAGCGAGTGAAGATGTCTTCCATTATGAGGTCAGTGTTCTGATTGGAGCAGGCATTGGAGTGACCCCATTTGCATCGGTTCTCAAGTCTATCTGGTACAAGTATCAGAACTCTGACGCTGGACTACGAACCAAAAAG ATTTACTTCTTCTGGATCTGCCGGGAGACTGAAGCATTTGAATGGTTTGCCGATTTACTTCGGTCACTTGAGAGCAACATGGAACAATTGGGCAAACCTGATTTTCTCAACTACAAGCTTTTCCTAACAGGCTGGGATTCTGCACAG GCCACTCACATCAAGGTGCACTTTGATAAAGAGACCGATGTAGTGACTGGACTCAAGCAAAAAACACACTATGGTCGACCCAACTGGGACAAAGAGTTTTATTCGATTGCACAAGCTCATCCAAG